In one window of Syngnathus typhle isolate RoL2023-S1 ecotype Sweden linkage group LG7, RoL_Styp_1.0, whole genome shotgun sequence DNA:
- the hal gene encoding histidine ammonia-lyase isoform X3 gives MPRFTVHVRDEWLTVPCRDSSSTIRWLGHEALKRYTKNKPDNGGLPALKDARLVVRRCQGLGLLDADDTIDDVLEDNDFVELAIEGDTMCPDFIPCAPGVSHLTAAYREPEDSICLDGNSLTSTDLVNLGRGLYKITLAPEAERKVVQSRELLDTIVKENKVVYGITTGFGKFARTVIPVSKLKELQENLVRSHSAGVGNPLSPERTRMLLALRINVLAKGHSGISLETLHAMVQAFNASCLSFVPEKGTVGASGDLAPLAHLALGLMGEGKMWSPKSGWADAKYVLEAHGLKPISLKPKEGLALINGTQMITSLGAEAVERAQGVARQADIIAALTLEVLKGTTKAFDSDIHSLRPHPGQTEVALRFRSLLDSDHHPSEIAESHRFCDRVQDAYTMRCCPQVHGIANDTIQFVLNIINTEINSATDNPMVFAERRETISGGNFHGEYPAKALDFLAIGIHELASISERRIERLCNPSLSELPAFLVNEGGLNSGFMIAHCTAAALVSENKALCHPSSVDSLSTSAATEDHVSMGGWAARKALRVVEHVEQVLAIELLAACQGIEFLRPLRTTTPLEKVYDLVRSVVKPWIKDRFMSPDIEAVHRLLLDQKVWTVAKPYIDKYQTEYIPESRPVSPTAFSLESPPSPRKRCRHE, from the exons ATGCCTCGCTTCACCGTCCACGTCCGAGACGAGTGGCTGACGGTGCCGTGCCGGGACAGCTCGTCCACCATCCGCTGGCTCGGCCACGAAGCTCTCAAGCGCTACACCAAGAACAAGCCGGACAACGGCGGCCTCCCGGCGCTCAAGGACGCCCGCTTGGTGGTGCGCAGGTGCCAGGGGCTCGGCCTGCTCGACGCCGACGACACCATCGACGACGTCCTGGAGGACAATGACTTCGTCGAGCTGG CCATCGAAGGCGACACCATGTGCCCCGACTTCATCCCGTGCGCGCCCGGAGTTTCCCATCT CACAGCGGCTTACCGAGAACCTGAAGAT TCTATTTGCCTGGATGGCAACAGCCTGACCTCGACCGACTTGGTCAACTTGGGCAGAGGCCTCTACAAGATAACG TTGGCCCCGGAGGCCGAGAGGAAAGTTGTGCAATCCCGAGAGCTTTTGGACACCATCGTCAAGGAAAACAAAG TCGTTTACGGGATCACCACGGGTTTTGGCAAGTTTGCTCGAACCGTCATTCCTGTCAGCAAACTCAA GGAGCTGCAAGAGAACTTGGTGCGCTCGCACTCGGCAG gggtgggcaacccGCTGAGCCcggagaggacccgcatgctgCTGGCATTGAGGATCAACGTTCTGGCCAAAGGCCACAGCGGCATCTCTCTGGAGACGCTTCACGCCATGGTCCAGGCCTTCAACG CTTCCTGCCTCTCCTTCGTCCCCGAGAAGGGCACGGTGGGCGCCAGCGGAGACCTGGCGCCGCTCGCTCACTTGGCCCTGGGGCTGATGGGCGAGGGCAAAATGTGGTCCCCCAAGAGCGGTTGGGCCGACGCCAAATAC GTCCTGGAGGCCCACGGGCTAAAGCCAATATCGCTCAAGCCCAAAGAG GGCCTGGCTCTGATCAACGGCACCCAGATGATCACCTCGCTCGGTGCGGAGGCGGTGGAGCGGGCCCAGGGCGTGGCCCGCCAGGCCGACATCATCGCCGCGCTCACCTTGGAGGTGCTGAAGGGAACCACCAAGGCCTTTGACAGCG ACATTCACTCGCTGAGGCCCCACCCGGGACAAACGGAGGTGGCCCTGCGCTTCCGCTCGCTGCTGGACTCTGATCATCATCCGTCCGAGATTGCCG AGAGCCACCGCTTCTGCGACAGAGTCCAGGACGCTTACACCATGCGTTGCTGTCCTCAG GTCCACGGCATTGCCAACGACACCATCCAGTTTGTCTTGAACATCATCAACACCGAAATCAACAGCGCCACGGACAACCCC ATGGTGTTTGCCGAAAGAAGGGAGACCATCTCGGGCGGCAACTTCCACGGCGAGTACCCGGCCAAG GCTCTGGACTTTCTGGCCATCGGGATCCACGAGCTGGCCTCCATCAGCGAGAGGAGGATCGAGAGGCTGTGCAACCCGTCGCTGAGCGAGCTGCCGGCCTTCCTGGTCAACGAAGGGGGGCTCAACTCGGGCTTCATGATCGCGCATTGCACGGCTGCCGCtttgg TTTCAGAGAATAAAGCTTTGTGCCATCCTTCCTCTGTGGACTCCTTGTCCACTAGCGCCGCCACGGAGGACCACGTCTCCATGGGGGGCTGGGCAGCCCGCAAGGCCCTGAGGGTGGTAGAGCACGTGGAGCAAG TTCTGGCCATTGAGCTGTTGGCGGCCTGCCAGGGCATCGAGTTCCTCCGCCCGCTGCGCACCACCACGCCGCTGGAAAAGGTCTACGACCTGGTGCGCAGCGTGGTCAA GCCCTGGATTAAGGACCGATTCATGTCCCCGGACATCGAGGCCGTGCATCGTCTCCTGCTGGACCAGAAG GTGTGGACCGTGGCCAAGCCTTACATCGACAAATATCAGACGGAGTACATCCCGGAATCCCGTCCCGTCTCTCCGACCGCCTTCTCGCTGGAGTCGCCTCCGTCGCCCAGGAAGCGCTGTCGCCACGAATGA
- the LOC133156991 gene encoding uncharacterized protein C3orf20-like, with amino-acid sequence MTSLTLFPPYPIYFFDQPAPLRSKKGKVATAGKPKEDKKEKRAENGKQLKLLKKVKSDCLAETSANGETCEDESTDDESEDPLASQKRAAPRLLNELGRLLHRHRGASLQVGHLFNYSAEAALKPPPPAKDAAPRRAARRKKSPKKSFKANQDVTDDDAAADEASAVSPTPTDEMIPGGCRDPDWLALPLQALGEDTPPPRGLCQWVVERLQASNSLHIKRRVLGQVPSSPILRHYVDAKAGMRSRSVLSAASEAAEPTPRRTPPPPLKKLHCRSTDGSSFIYYPSGNMAVCHSPWALPAGGFCTNVFADSHASAVLATVTAFGHGSASHPDSSAVTALWDRHGGFTCDREGNLKKEWCWKTDREQDEIVVKLAKGISLRLLSGTSAVLCFKCEDNKVQLPLPALPYSAKEAEAEQTFPEASAGTLSAPWTKGCHGTCELTKMRKKVRDILDAWLDLYRSATGMKRSEKKPKTSRGKHKRRAHASAPPAKKSPERARGKTKEKAAVAAAKLESPGKKTPREAPPKTRVPAKNTKEHSMIQIGPLRILGNIKQESVILPDHPDLRLAALPRLPVRCRLAPSVPLTVCPLLLRAALLKQLTGPAPRRCCCSTALMPVLLDAEYDAFVTGQPRHSQQILVVVVTLPVKPGSAPEQDAVQRLYRKCNRSRTMPCAQCQMDSFRLLRYEVSTGALGCPVDNILLQRRHNVAAGMILMYIRGRLMFLGYVSSGRSAFPVLDLQKQILRTREDYRMGVRLPPDYKFSESVKVSPEASNANKADGSALALANDTSPDKDYVADA; translated from the exons ATGACTTCCTTGACGCTCTTCCCTCCTTACCCCATCTATTTCTTCGACCAG CCTGCACCACTGCGAAGTAAGAAGGGCAAAGTTGCCACTGCGGGGAaacccaaagaggacaagaaggaaaaaag GGCTGAAAATGGCAAACAATTGAAGCTCCTGAAAAAAGTCAAGAGCGACTGTCTCGCCGAGACCTCGGCCAACGGGGAAACGTGCGAAGATGAGTCGACGGACGACGAGAGCGAGGACCCGCTGGCCAGCCAGAAGCGGGCCGCCCCCCGCCTGCTGAACGAATTGGGCCGCCTGCTGCACCGCCACCGGGGCGCCTCCCTGCAGGTGGGCCACCTCTTCAACTACTCGGCCGAGGCGGCGCTCAAGCCGCCCCCGCCGGCCAAAGATGCGGCCCCGCGCAGGGCGGCCAGGAGGAAAAAGTCCCCCAAGAAAAGCTTCAAAGCAAACCAAGACGTAACAG ATGACGATGCCGCCGCCGATGAAGCATCCG CCGTCAGTCCCACGCCGACGGACGAGATGATCCCCGGCGGCTGTCGAGATCCAG ATTGGTTGGCTTTGCCGCTCCAGGCCTTGGGTGAAGACACGCCTCCTCCCAGGGGTTTGTGCCAGTGGGTGGTGGAGCGACTCCAGGCCAGCAACAGTTTGCA CATCAAGCGGCGAGTGTTGGGCCAGGTGCCGAGTTCTCCCATCCTCCGCCACTACGTGGACGCCAAGGCCGGAATGAGGAGCCGTAGCGTCTTAAGCGCGGCCAGCGAAGCCGCCGAGCCCACGCCTCGgcggacgccgccgccgccgctcaagAAGCTCCACTGCAGGTCCACCGACGGAAGCTCCTTCATCTA CTACCCGTCGGGCAACATGGCCGTCTGCCACAGCCCCTGGGCTCTCCCGGCGGGGGGCTTCTGCACCAACGTCTTTGCCGACAGCCACGCGTCGGCGGTCTTGGCCACCGTCACCGCGTTCGGCCACGGTTCCGCCTCGCACCCCGACAG TTCGGCGGTGACGGCCCTGTGGGACCGGCACGGCGGCTTCACGTGCGACCGGGAAGGCAACCTCAAGAAGGAGTGGTGCTGGAAGACGGACCGAGAACAGGACGAGATTGTGGTCAAG CTGGCAAAGGGCATCTCGCTGCGTCTGTTGAGCGGCACGTCGGCTGTGCTGTGCTTCAAGTGCGAAGACAACAAGGTCCAGCTCCCTCTCCCGGCCCTCCCCTACTCGGCCAAGGAAGCG GAGGCCGAGCAGACGTTCCCGGAGGCGTCGGCGGGGACCCTGTCGGCGCCATGGACCAAAGGATGCCACGGCACGTGCGAGCTGACCAAAATGCGCAAAAAAGTACGAGACATCCTGGACGCCTGGCTGGACTTGTATCGCAGCGCCACCG GTATGAAGCGCAGCGAGAAAAAGCCCAAGACCTCCAGGGGCAAGCACAAGAGGCGGGCGCACGCGTCGGCGCCACCCGCCAAGAAGTCACCCGAGCGGGCCCGCGGCAAGACCAAAGAGaaagcggcggtggcggcggccaaACTGGAGTCGCCCGGCAAGAAAACGCCGCGGGAAGCCCCGCCCAAGACCAG GGTACCCGCCAAGAACACCAAGGAGCACAGTATGATCCAGATCGGACCCCTTCGCATCCTGGGAAACATCAAACAGGA GTCGGTGATCCTTCCCGACCATCCCGACCTGCGTCTGGCGGCCCTGCCCCGCTTGCCCGTGCGGTGTCGGCTGGCGCCGTCGGTGCCGCTCACCGTGTGCCCCCTGCTGCTGCGGGCGGCCCTGCTCAAGCAGCTTACGGGCCCCGCCCCCAGGAGGTGCTGCTGCAGCACGGCGCTGATGCCCGTGCTGCTGGACGCGGAGTACGACGCCTTCGTCACGGGCCAGCCGCGGCACAGCCAGCAGatcctggtggtggtggtcacgCTGCCCGTCAAACCCGGGTCGGCGCCGGAGCAGGACGCCGTCCAGCGGCTCTACCGCAAGTGCAACCGCAGCCGAACCATGCCCTGCGCTCAG TGCCAGATGGACTCCTTTCGCCTGCTGAGGTACGAGGTGTCCACGGGGGCCCTGGGCTGCCCGGTGGACAACATTCTCCTGCAGCGTCGCCACAACGTCGCCGCTGGCATGATCCTG ATGTACATCCGAGGGCGACTGATGTTTTTGGGCTACGTCTCCAGCGGTCGCTCCGCCTTCCCCGTCTTGGACCTTCAGAAGCAAATTTTGAGAACCAGGGAGGACTACAGGATGGGTGTCCGGCTCCCTCCCGATTACAAATTCAG CGAGAGCGTAAAGGTCAGCCCGGAAGCCTCCAACGCAAATAAAGCGGACGGATCGGCGCTGGCGCTCGCCAACGACACGTCGCCGGACAAAGACTACGTCGCCGACGCGTGA